Proteins encoded within one genomic window of Halorussus salilacus:
- a CDS encoding D-aminoacyl-tRNA deacylase, translated as MIAIVVSRADSASVHIGDHLLDLADWERREDDARPDAEGGGRYYRREGFELREFEDLHLDIEDAAEPFADPDLLVFVSRHSGDTGPLLTAHFTGNFGPAEFGGREGRLAEACPNAHARLLSAFADRAPEGYEVGMECTHHGPSAVGVPSMFAELGSDDPQWDDPAAARAVARAVLDLEGVAAHRPRQLVGFGGNHYAPRFSRIARETDWAVGHVAADWGLAALGAPAENREVIRRAFERSRAEVAVLDGDRPDLEAVIEELGYRVVSETWVRETTGVPLGLVERLEADLSTVGEGLRFGDPAAGGVADDGRGTDDYELVALPDDLLAEAQGIDPDAAREAVAAHALAFETEQSGTRAVGRAAIRGPRDRESLVGALAGVLESKYESVAREADAVVAREVAFDPEKARELGVEEGPAFGRLSAGEAVEVEGAQISPEAVRSERVRRFPV; from the coding sequence GTGATAGCCATCGTCGTCAGCAGGGCCGACTCGGCCTCGGTTCACATCGGCGACCACCTGCTCGACCTCGCCGACTGGGAGCGTCGCGAGGACGACGCCCGCCCCGACGCCGAGGGCGGCGGCCGATACTACCGACGCGAGGGGTTCGAACTCCGGGAGTTCGAGGACCTCCACCTCGACATCGAGGACGCGGCCGAACCCTTCGCCGACCCCGACCTCCTCGTGTTCGTCTCCCGGCACTCGGGGGACACCGGCCCCCTCCTGACCGCCCACTTCACGGGCAACTTCGGTCCCGCGGAGTTCGGCGGTCGCGAGGGCCGACTCGCCGAAGCGTGTCCGAACGCCCACGCCCGCCTGCTCTCTGCCTTCGCCGACCGCGCGCCCGAGGGCTACGAGGTCGGGATGGAGTGCACCCACCACGGTCCCTCGGCGGTCGGCGTCCCCTCGATGTTCGCGGAACTCGGGAGCGACGACCCCCAGTGGGACGACCCCGCGGCCGCGCGGGCGGTCGCCCGCGCGGTCCTCGATCTGGAGGGAGTCGCGGCCCACCGCCCGAGACAGTTGGTCGGGTTCGGCGGCAACCACTACGCGCCGCGATTTTCGCGCATCGCCCGCGAGACCGACTGGGCGGTCGGCCACGTCGCGGCCGACTGGGGACTCGCGGCGTTGGGCGCGCCCGCCGAGAACCGCGAGGTGATCCGGCGCGCGTTCGAGCGGAGTCGCGCCGAGGTCGCCGTCCTCGACGGCGACCGTCCCGACCTCGAAGCCGTTATCGAGGAACTGGGCTACCGGGTCGTGAGCGAGACGTGGGTCCGCGAGACGACCGGCGTCCCGCTCGGCCTCGTCGAGCGACTGGAGGCCGACCTCTCGACGGTCGGCGAGGGCCTGCGGTTCGGCGACCCCGCCGCGGGCGGGGTCGCCGACGACGGTCGCGGCACGGACGACTACGAACTCGTCGCGCTCCCCGACGACCTGCTCGCGGAGGCACAGGGAATCGACCCCGACGCGGCACGCGAGGCGGTCGCGGCCCACGCGCTCGCGTTCGAGACCGAGCAGAGCGGCACCCGCGCGGTCGGTCGGGCCGCGATTCGCGGTCCGAGGGACCGCGAATCGCTCGTCGGGGCGCTGGCCGGGGTGCTCGAATCGAAGTACGAGTCGGTCGCGCGCGAGGCCGACGCGGTCGTCGCGCGCGAGGTCGCCTTCGACCCCGAGAAGGCGCGCGAACTGGGGGTCGAGGAGGGTCCGGCGTTCGGCAGACTGTCGGCGGGCGAGGCGGTCGAGGTCGAGGGCGCGCAGATTTCCCCCGAGGCGGTCAGAAGCGAGCGGGTTCGGCGGTTCCCGGTCTGA
- the ftsZ gene encoding cell division protein FtsZ — protein MDSLVEDAIEEAEEDTSSRQPASGAGAQDVNPSGTMTDEELKDVLQDLQTDITVVGCGGAGGNTVNRMAEEGIHGAKLVAANTDVQHLVEIEADTKILMGEQKTQGRGAGSLPQVGEEAALESQEEIYDAIQGSDMVFVTAGLGGGTGTGSAPVVAKAARESGALTISIVTTPFTAEGEVRRTNAEAGLERLRDVSDTVIVVPNDRLLDSVGKLPVRQAFKVADEVLMRSVKGITELITKPGLVNLDFADVRTVMEKGGVAMIGLGESDSDAKAQDSVKSALRSPLLDVDISGANSALVNVTGGNDMSIEEAEGVVEEIYDRIDPDARIIWGTSIDEELDGEMRTMIVVTGVESPQIYGRNEAQQAKANQKLQDIDYVE, from the coding sequence ATGGACTCGCTAGTCGAAGACGCCATCGAGGAAGCCGAGGAGGACACCTCCTCCCGGCAGCCCGCTTCGGGGGCTGGGGCCCAGGACGTGAACCCCTCGGGGACGATGACCGACGAGGAGCTGAAAGACGTTCTCCAGGACCTCCAGACCGACATCACGGTCGTGGGCTGTGGCGGAGCCGGTGGCAACACGGTCAACCGGATGGCCGAGGAGGGCATCCACGGCGCGAAGCTCGTGGCCGCCAACACCGACGTACAGCACCTCGTGGAGATCGAGGCCGACACCAAGATTCTGATGGGCGAGCAGAAGACCCAGGGCCGGGGCGCTGGCTCGCTGCCGCAGGTCGGCGAGGAGGCCGCCCTCGAAAGTCAGGAAGAGATTTACGACGCGATTCAGGGGTCGGACATGGTGTTCGTGACCGCCGGGCTCGGCGGCGGGACCGGTACCGGCTCCGCGCCCGTGGTCGCGAAGGCCGCCCGCGAGTCGGGCGCGCTCACCATCTCCATCGTCACCACGCCGTTCACCGCGGAGGGCGAGGTCCGCCGGACCAACGCCGAGGCCGGACTGGAGCGTCTGCGTGACGTGAGCGACACCGTCATCGTGGTGCCCAACGACCGCCTGCTCGACTCGGTGGGCAAGCTCCCGGTTCGGCAGGCGTTCAAGGTCGCCGACGAGGTGCTGATGCGCTCGGTCAAGGGCATCACCGAACTCATCACCAAGCCCGGCCTCGTCAACCTCGACTTCGCCGACGTGCGCACCGTGATGGAGAAGGGCGGCGTGGCGATGATCGGGCTTGGCGAGAGCGACTCGGACGCCAAGGCACAGGACTCGGTGAAGTCGGCGCTCCGGTCGCCCCTGCTCGACGTGGACATCTCGGGCGCGAACTCCGCGCTCGTGAACGTGACCGGCGGCAACGACATGTCCATCGAGGAGGCCGAGGGCGTGGTCGAGGAGATATACGACCGCATCGACCCCGACGCCCGCATCATCTGGGGCACCTCCATCGACGAGGAACTCGACGGCGAGATGCGCACCATGATAGTCGTCACGGGCGTCGAGTCCCCCCAAATCTACGGCCGCAACGAGGCCCAGCAGGCCAAGGCCAACCAGAAGCTCCAGGACATCGACTACGTCGAGTAG
- a CDS encoding protein translocase SEC61 complex subunit gamma, whose product MDVKLDLTSYVRVLKLASTPSWEEFSKISKIAGAGIVLVGLLGFMIYAVMSFIPA is encoded by the coding sequence ATGGACGTCAAGCTAGACCTCACGTCGTACGTGCGGGTGCTGAAGCTCGCCAGCACGCCCTCGTGGGAGGAGTTCTCGAAGATCTCGAAGATCGCCGGTGCGGGAATCGTCCTCGTGGGACTGCTCGGCTTCATGATCTACGCCGTCATGAGCTTCATCCCGGCATAG